Part of the Halobaculum halobium genome, TCGCGCCGTAGCCGATGGCCGTCTCGTCGCCGCCGAGCAGGCCGACGAGCGGCTCGGCCGCGAGGCCGAACGCCGCGACCGCGGGCACCGCGAGCGCAAGCGCGATCAGGACGCTGAGGCGGACGACCGCGGCGGCGCGTTCGTCCTCGCCGCCGCCGTAGTTCTGGGAGACGAGCGAAACAGTGCCGCCCGCGAGCCCGATCGCGACGAACTTCGCGGCCATCCAGAACGCGTTCGCGAGCGTCAGGCCGGCGACCGCTGTCGGGCCGATGACGAGGCCGACGAGCGCGAGGTCGACGGTCCGCTTCGACATGATGGCGAAGCCGGTGACGATGCGGGGCCACGCCAGGTCCGTCGTCGCGCGGAGGCGCGACTCCTCGATGACGCCCGCGCCGGCGAGGGCCGCAGCGAGCGCCGCGCCGGCGCGACGAACCAGTGACACGTCAGTCGCGACGGCGGCGCGACGCTAATCGGTTCCGTTCGAGGGTCGTGCCCGCCGGAACGTCCCGGGGTCGCGAGCGACGCGGTCACGCGAGCAACAGCCCCGCGACCGCCCCGGTCGTGAGGACGGTCAACGCGTCGGCAGTCGGCCCGCTCCAGCCCTCGTCGGCGACGACGAACCGCCCGCGCTCGCGGACGGTCTCCGGGTCGGCCGCGACCGCGAGGTCGCCGTTCGACAGCGCCGCCCAGTACGCCAGCGGCGCGATCGCGAGATACCGGAGTCCGGATTCGGCCGGGAGCGCGGCGTCGAGCCCGGCGGCCGCGCCGACGTACGTTAGCGGCGCCAGCGCGACCGCCCGAATGATCAGCGACGGCGTCCCCTCGGGGACGCGCGCGTCGAACCGCCCCAGCGGGCGGCCGGCGCCGCCCCACGCCGGCAACACCTCGACCTCGGCGTCGAGCCCGAACAGCCGGGCGACGGCGGCGTGGGCCGCCTCGTGTGGGAGAACGGCGACGGCGACGAGTAGACGTCCGATCCGGGACACGGCGGTGGTACGCGCCCGACGGCCATAGGGGTTGCCCGGAGGAAGCGGACGCACGGACCGCCGGCCCGTCGCTCCCGCGTCGCCCGACGAACGCCGTCCGACGGCGGCGCTCGCCCTCCCCCGCCGTGCCGGTCGGAAGGGTTCTCCGTGTGGGGCCCCGCTGTCGAATATGAACGCCGACGACCTCCGCGACGCCTGGGCGGATCGCACCGGGGAGTTCTCTCCGCGGTACTACGCGCACTACGGCCCCAACGAGGTGAGCAGGCGACTCGCCGCCCTGCTCGGCGACGCCGTCGGCTGGGACGCGCGCGTGCTCGAACTCGGCTGCGGCTCCGGCCGCCACCTCGCCCACCTCCACGACGAGGGGTTCTCGACGCTCGCCGGCGTCGACATCAACCCCGGGTCCTTCGACGTCCTCCGCGAGGAGTACCCCGACCTCGGAACGGCCGGCGCGTTCCACGCCGGCGCCATCTCGGACGTGCTCCCCGCGTTCGACGACGGGAGCTTCGACGCCGTGTACTCGGTCGAGACGCTCCAGCACGTTCATCCCGAAGAGATGTCGGCGACGTTCGACGAGGTCGCGCGCGTCGTCGGCGACGTGCTCGTCACCGTCGAGTTGGAGGGCGACGGCGAGGCCGGCGGCGGGATCGTCGAGGTCGACGACGGCCTCCCGCTGTACCGGCACGACTGGGGGTCGGTGTTCGAGGCGCGGGGGCTCACCGAGACGAGCGTCGAGTCCATCGGGTACGACACGGTGCGCGTGTTCGAGCGCGCCGACTGAGCGCCCGCACCGTCCTCGTTTTCGACGCGTTCCGTACGCGACTACCCCCCGGACGGGTACTCGTCCGGGTACGACTCCGCCGCCATGGGGTTCTCGCGGTCGCTCGGTGGCCCCTGAACGGCGACGTACGGCTCCGTTTCGAGATACTCCACCAGCGAGGTGGTGCCGACGAAGCCGCACGGCGACTTCCGGAGGTGGACGTACTGGAGGCCGGTGTCCGAGAGCCACGTCTCGATCACCTGCTCGGCGGTGTTCTCGAGGAACGCGGTCACCTCGTCGGCGGCCGTCCCGGGGTTGTGGACGTGGACGAGCGTGTCCGTCGGCCGGACCAGCTGCGACTCCTCGTAGTAGCGTAGCTCCCGCGCCTCCTCCGCCGACAGCGCGTTCACGTACGCGTCGGCGTTCACGATCGACGTGAGCGCGGTGTCGTCGTCGCCCGCGTCGTCGGGGCGGATCGCCCCGAACGCCTCGCGCACTCCCTCGCCCGACGACGGCGCGTGAACGCCGTCGCGGTCGGCGTCCCACGTGCCGATCAGGTCGACGACGTGGAGTCGGCCGTCGGCGAGGAGGGCGCCCACGTCGTGGCCGAACCCCGAGAGGATCGTCTCCAGCCCGTGGGGGCGGAGGTGGATCGTCGGAACGACCGCGAGGCGGTCGCCGCGAGCGAGCGCGGCGTCGAGGAACGACCCCAGGAACGTCGAGACGTTCGCGGTGCCGTCGTGCTCGAAGAGCACCCCGGCACCCGCGACGACGCCGCCGCCGACGAGCCGGTCGAAGCCGTCGATGCCGATGGGGCGGTGCCCGTGGGTCTTCACGGCCGGCGGCTGGCTGCGCCGCCCGGGAACCGCCCGGGCACCGCGCTCGGCGTCGATGTGGAGTTCGAGGCGGCGGGTGTCGTGGTCGACGCCGCGGAGCTTCGCGATCTCGACGAAGCGGTGGTTGTCCTCGCGGATGCGGTCGCGCGTCAGCGAGACGACGCCGTGGACGGCGTACTGGAGCAGATCCCCGACGGAGTCGTCGCCGCCCTCCTCCGCGGTGAACACCAGCGTCGCGTCGCCGCGGTCGGTGAGCGTCGCGATCACGTCGAGGAGGACCCGTCGGTACGTGTGCGTGTCAGTGAACCCGGCGATCCCGTTTGCGGAGTCGACGACGACGCGGTCGTAGTCCTCGTAGCGCTGGAACTCCTCGCGGAGCGTCGCCGGCGTCAGCTCCCGCGTGTACTCGCCGAACGACATGGTCCCGCCGACGGCGGCGTCGTCGTCGAGTCGCTGAAGCGTCATCGCGTCGTCGTCCCCCTCAGGGTCCTCAAGCGTCACGCCGGGCGTCGCGTGGAGCGAGAGCACGTCGAGCCGGTCGTCGTCGAGGGCGAACGGAAACGCCGCGAACGAGTCGGCGACGTCGTCGAGCGTCTGCTCGGTGGTGACGTACAGGCACCGCTCGTCCGCTTGCACGCCGGCGTCGAGGAACTGCATGCTCAGCGTCGACTTCCCCGTCCCGGGGCCGCCGCGAACGAGCGTCGCCTGCCCGCGGGGGAGGCCGCCGCGGAGCATTCGATCGAGCACCTCGTCGCCGAGGCTCGCGGCAGTCTCGTCGGTCATGTCACACTCAACGCCCTCGAACGGACTTAACCGTACCTCCCCCGGCCGGTTCCACCGGCGCGTGTCGCCGGTGCGCCCCGCCCGGGGAGTGCGCGGCCGACGGTGGAGTTGAAGTGCGACGGCGGCGTTCGCTCACCCATGCAGATCGGGTCGCGTCGCTGTCTCGTCAATCCCCACAGCGGCACGGGCGATCACGCCGACCACGTCCGTCGAGCGATGGAGGCGCGCGGGTTCGCAGTCACCGAGACCGAGAGCGCCGCCCACACCGTCGAGTTGGCGCGCGAGGCGGGCGAGGAGCCCGCCTCGACGCTGGCGGTCTGCGGCGGCGACGGGACGATCAACGACGCGCTCCGCGGGCTGTACCGGGCGGACGCCCTCGGCGACGTGACGCTCGCGGTGCTCCCGGCGGGGACGGCGAACCTCCTCGCGGGCACGCTCGGTATCGAGTCGCTGGATCGCGGCATCGAACTGTCCGACACCGGCGAGGCCCGCGCGCTCGACGTGGGGGTCGCCGAGGGGGCCGACGGCGAGCCCCGCGTCGGCGGGGCCGCGGGTTCGGTCGGGTCCGCCGAGCCGTTTCTCGTCTCGTGTATCGCTGGACTGCCGGCCGACGCGAGCACGGCGACCTCGGACGAACTGAAGGGGCGGTTCGGCACCCTGGCGTTCCTCCTCACCGGGGCCCGGGAGACGATGAACTTCGACGGCCTGGCTGTCCGCGTCGAGTCGCCGACGCGGTCGTGGGTCGGGGAGGCCACCTGCGTGCTCGTCGGCAACGCCCGAAAGTTCGTCGAGGACGGCGGGCAGGCCGACATGGAGGACGGCCGGTTCGACGTGGTCGTCGTCGAGCGGATGCCGCCGCAGGCGCTCGCACTCGAGGCCGCGGCCCACCGTCTGCTCGGCGAAGAGACCGACGGCGTCGTCCACTTCCGTGCGGGCGAACTCCACGTCGCGAGCGACGGCGACGAGCCGATCACGTTCAGCCGCGACGGCGAGATCGCGACCCACGAACGGCTCGACTTCCGGATGCTTCCGGGCGCGCTGGACGTGCGTGTCGGCGACGCCTACGAGCCGACCCCGGAGTGATCGCCTCGGTTCGTCGGGCTTATTTCCGGCTCGCCGCTCCGACGAGTCGATGGAGTCGAGCGGCGATCCGACCGAGCGACCGAGCGAGGTCGACGGGGAGGAGGGCGGCGGCGACGCCGACGAGCCGCTCGACCCGACCGAGGCGCGCCTCGCGGACGCGCTCGAACGCGTGGCCCACGGCGCCGTCGTCTCCACGCCGAGCATCCTCGCCCAGCGCGGCCTGACGCTCGCGTTCACCGCGCTGTTGACGAACACGTTCGCCGCCGAACCGTACGGGTTGTTCGCGCTCGCGCGCCGGCTCTCTCGGTTCCTCCGGCGGCTCGCGATGGGGTTCGGCAGCGGGCTCAGCCGGTTCCTCCCGACGGTCGACGATGCGGCCGAACGCGACGCGCTCGCGACGTTCGCGGCCGCGCTGGTGGTGGGCGTCTCGGCCGCCTTCGGCGCCGGCCTGTTCCTCGGCGCGCCCGCAATCGCCGCGTTCACCGGGAAGGGGCCACCGTTCCCGCTGTACCTACGGGCGTTCGGCGCGGGGCTGCCTCTGACGGTCGGGCTGTTCGTGGTCGCGCGCGTCCTGCGGGCGACCGAGGAAGTGACCGCGCTGAACACGTTCCAGCGGGTCGCGTTCCCGGTCGTCCAGTTGGCCGTCGGCGTCGCCGGCGCGGTCGTGGTGAGCGATCTCGCGGGCGTCGCCGTGGGCCTGCCGGTGGCGATGGGTGCGCTCGCGCTCGTCGGGGCGGGGTGGCTCGCGCGCTCTCGGGGATTCCGCCCTCGGGTTCGCGTCCCCGACGCCGCGGCGATCCGGCGCCGGTACGTCGGGTACACGACGCCGCTGTTTCTCAGCGGCTTCGCGACCACGACCCAGCGGCTGGGCTTTTACCCGCTGATCGCCGTGTTCCTGTCCGGCACCGCCGGCGGGGTGTTCGCCGTCGGCGTCCTCGTCGGGAGCCTCGTTCGGCTCCCGCTGATGGCGATCAACCAGTTCATCCCGCCGGTCGCGGCGGCGCTCAACGACGGCGACCACCCGGCGGCCCTGTCGCGGCTGTACCACGTCACGAGCCGGCTGGTGCTGGTCGGCGTCGTCGGGCTGTCTGTGCCGACGATCGTCCACCGCGAGGCGGTGATGGCGCTGTTCGGCCCGACGTTCGTGCAGTACGCGCCGCTGCTCCCGGGGTTCGTGTTCGCGCAGGTGCTCGCCTGCGCCGCCGGGAGCGTCGGCATCCTCCTGCGGATGACCGACCACCAGCGCGCGCTGCTGGTCGTCAACACCGCCATCACGCTGTTTCTGGCCGTCACGGCGATCCCGCTCACCGTCGAGTTCGGTCTCCCCGGGCTGGTCGCCAGCTACCTGCTGATGCTGGGCGTCAACAACGGGCTGGAGGTGGCGGTGTTGTACCGCGTCGAGGGGCTCCAGCCGTTCACTCGCGCGCACGGAAAACCGCTGCTGGCGGCGGTCCCCTTCGCGGCCGTCGCGCTGGCGACGAGGGAGTTGCTTCCCCGCGGTCCGGCGGCGGTCGTCGGCACGCTCCTCGGACTCGCGGCCTACGTCGGCGTGCTCCGCGCGCTCGGGTTCTCGCCGGTCGAACGGCGGTTGCTCGCGACGCTGACCGAACGCTACCGGCGCACGCTTGCGGTTGTTCGGGACCACGTCACAGATGCGGCGTGAGGTGGAAGCGGCCCCGCCCCCGTTCCGACAGTTACTCCTAAATAGCGATCAGTGGTACCAAGCACCATGGTTGCGGCACCGTGGTCCGACCCGAAGGAGTCCCGGTCCGACCGTTGGGGACGGCCGAGCGGCCCCGAGCGACGCGGCGGAGACGTGCGGACCGTCCGGCAGCGCGCGGTTTCGACCGCCGCGCCGTATCGCCGCCGTGGACGCCGGTCCCAGTCGGGCGAGTCGCTCGCGAGCCAGTTTCGGAGCCGCGAGTACGAGCACGCGCGGACCGAATACGACGCCACCCTGGCGGCCGACGGCGAGATCCGGCTGCTCGTGAAGGGCCACCTCTGGGGCCGCGACGAGCGCGACCAGCGCTACCGGGTCCAGCACCGGCGTCCGCCCGACCCGACCGACTCGGTGCCGTTCGACGAGTACGAGACGTGGGCCCGGTTCCAGTTCGGTCGCGTCGAGGACCGCACGGCCGCGGACGACGACGCGCTCGTGTTCCGTCCGGCGACGCCGCCGACCGACGAGACGCGCACGCTCCAGTGGGGCGACCTGTTCCCGCTGCACCGTCGGCTGCTCGCCGAGCTGGAGCTGGTGCGCAACCCCGCGTTCGCCGAGTACCGGCTCCGTGAGACGGACGAGTGGCAGGAGATCCGCGACGATCTGAAGTGGGACCTCGACGCGTTCGCTCGCGGTCCCTGACCCGTCCCCGTAGCCGTCGCCGGTAGCTACAGGAACCCCCCGACCGCACGTCCGGTATGGCCGACGCATCTCCCGACGCCGAGGACGCGATGCCCGCCGGACCCGCCCGCGCCGACCCTCCCTTCGATGCGCCCGACCTCTCCGGGTCGACGGCGTTCGTCACCGGGACGACCCGGGGCATCGGCAAACGAATCGCCCTCACGCTCGCCGAGCACGGCTGCAACGTCGTCTCGACCGGAAAGACCGCCGAACCCGGCGGCGAGTTGCCGGGGACGATCCACAAGACGGCAGCGCAGTGCGAGGAGCGCGGCGTCGACGCCCACGCGATCCAGTTGGACGTGCGCGACGAGGACGCCGTCGAGGCGGCCGTCGACGAGGCCATCGAGGAGTTCGGCGAGATCGACATCGTGATCAACAACGCCAGCGCGATCCAGCTGGCGAACGTCGCGGACCTCCCCGCGAACCGGTTCGACCTCATGACGGACGTGAACGTCCGCGGGACGTATCTCGTCTCGCGGGCGTTCCTCCCGCACCTCCGGGAGCAGGAGTCGGGGTGGATCCTCACGAACGCGCCGCCGGTGACGATGGACCGCGCCCCCGGAAAGGCGGCCTACGCCTGGTCGAAGCTCGGGATGTCGTTCGTCACCCTCTCGCTGGCCGAGGAACTGGCGGCCGACGACATCGGCTGCAACACGTTTTGGCCGGTGACCGCCGTCGACACCCGGGCGACGCGGTACTTCGGCCTGGGCACCGAGGACGACTGGCGGACGCCGCACGTGCTCGCGGACGCCGCGCTCTCGATCCTCGCGCGCGACCCGGCCGAGTACACCGGCCACTCGGCGTACGACGAGGACCTCCTGCGCGCCGCCGGCGCTAGCGACGCAGCCATCTCGGCGTACAACCTGACCGAGGGCGACCCCGCACCGACCTCCGCGCAGATGTTCGCGCCAGAGTACACACGCAAGTGAGGCGCCGACGGCGGCGCTCGCCCGACGCGCCGACGCGCGACTTCCGGCACCGCCGGAACCGTCACCGAGTACTTCGGCACGGTCGGCCAACGGGGGACCGTGCGACTATCTACAGCCGTGCTGTTGATCGGTGTCGGTCTGTTCGCGCTTCCCGTCCCGGGAACGTTCATCGGCGGCGGGCTGGTGATCGTCGCCGGCGCGGTGCTCCGGTACCTCGGGGAGTGACCTCAGTCAGGTGACACCGGCCCCGCGCGGGTCGTAGTCGCGGTACGCGCCGGTCTCGTCGATCTCGCGGATCGTCTCGACTACGTGCCACACGTCTTCGAAGCGGGTGTACAGCGGCGCCGGACAAACCCTGACCACGTTCGGCGGTCTGAAGTCGACGACACCGCCGCGGTCGCGCAGCGCCTCGCTCACGCGGTAGCCCTCGGGGTGTTCGATCGCGACGTGGCCGCCGCGCCGGTCGTGCTCCCGCGGCGTCCCGACCGAGAAGTCGTCGCCGAGACGGTCGTCGACCAGGTCGATCAGGTAGTCCGTGAGCGCGAGCGACTTCTCGCGCACGGCGTCGATGCCGGCCTCCCGGACCAGCTCCGTCGCGCCTTCGATCGGCGCCGAGGAGAGCATCGGCACCGTCCCGATCTGCCACGCGCCGGCGGTGTCGGCCTGGTCGTAGGTGTGGCGCATCTCGAACTGCGTCGACTTGTCGTTGCCCCACCAGCCGGCGAGTGCGGGCGTGGTGCCGTGGTGGCGCTCGTTGACGTACAGCCCCGCGGTCGCGCCCGGCCCGGCGTTGAGGTACTTGTACGAGCACCACACCGCGAAGTCGGCGCCCTCGTCGTCGTCGCCGGCGTCGCCGAGCGCGTGATCGACGGCGCCGACCGAGTGGGCGCAGTCGAACCCCGCGAGCGCGCCGTGCTCGTGAGCCGCCGCGGTGATCCGGTCGACGTCGAGCAGTTGCCCCGAGCGGTAGAGCACGGAGGGCATGAACACGATCCCGACGTCGTCGCGCTCGCGGAGGACGGCCTCGATGTCGCCCTCGTCGATGGTTCTCCCGTCGCGAGACTCGACGGCGACGAGCTGTTCGTCCGGGTCGATCCCGCGCTGGCGGAACTGCGCGCGGATCGCGTAGTGGTCCGTCGGGAAGTCGAGGTCGTTGACGAGCACCGCCGGGGGGTCGGCCGCGGGGTCAGGGCCGGCAGGCGTGCCGGGGAGCGTGTCGAGGAACGTCCCGATCAGGGTGTGGATGTTGACGGTGGTCGAGTTGGCGACGACGACCTCG contains:
- a CDS encoding class I SAM-dependent methyltransferase; protein product: MNADDLRDAWADRTGEFSPRYYAHYGPNEVSRRLAALLGDAVGWDARVLELGCGSGRHLAHLHDEGFSTLAGVDINPGSFDVLREEYPDLGTAGAFHAGAISDVLPAFDDGSFDAVYSVETLQHVHPEEMSATFDEVARVVGDVLVTVELEGDGEAGGGIVEVDDGLPLYRHDWGSVFEARGLTETSVESIGYDTVRVFERAD
- a CDS encoding RAD55 family ATPase, whose amino-acid sequence is MTDETAASLGDEVLDRMLRGGLPRGQATLVRGGPGTGKSTLSMQFLDAGVQADERCLYVTTEQTLDDVADSFAAFPFALDDDRLDVLSLHATPGVTLEDPEGDDDAMTLQRLDDDAAVGGTMSFGEYTRELTPATLREEFQRYEDYDRVVVDSANGIAGFTDTHTYRRVLLDVIATLTDRGDATLVFTAEEGGDDSVGDLLQYAVHGVVSLTRDRIREDNHRFVEIAKLRGVDHDTRRLELHIDAERGARAVPGRRSQPPAVKTHGHRPIGIDGFDRLVGGGVVAGAGVLFEHDGTANVSTFLGSFLDAALARGDRLAVVPTIHLRPHGLETILSGFGHDVGALLADGRLHVVDLIGTWDADRDGVHAPSSGEGVREAFGAIRPDDAGDDDTALTSIVNADAYVNALSAEEARELRYYEESQLVRPTDTLVHVHNPGTAADEVTAFLENTAEQVIETWLSDTGLQYVHLRKSPCGFVGTTSLVEYLETEPYVAVQGPPSDRENPMAAESYPDEYPSGG
- a CDS encoding diacylglycerol/lipid kinase family protein, giving the protein MQIGSRRCLVNPHSGTGDHADHVRRAMEARGFAVTETESAAHTVELAREAGEEPASTLAVCGGDGTINDALRGLYRADALGDVTLAVLPAGTANLLAGTLGIESLDRGIELSDTGEARALDVGVAEGADGEPRVGGAAGSVGSAEPFLVSCIAGLPADASTATSDELKGRFGTLAFLLTGARETMNFDGLAVRVESPTRSWVGEATCVLVGNARKFVEDGGQADMEDGRFDVVVVERMPPQALALEAAAHRLLGEETDGVVHFRAGELHVASDGDEPITFSRDGEIATHERLDFRMLPGALDVRVGDAYEPTPE
- a CDS encoding lipopolysaccharide biosynthesis protein; this encodes MESSGDPTERPSEVDGEEGGGDADEPLDPTEARLADALERVAHGAVVSTPSILAQRGLTLAFTALLTNTFAAEPYGLFALARRLSRFLRRLAMGFGSGLSRFLPTVDDAAERDALATFAAALVVGVSAAFGAGLFLGAPAIAAFTGKGPPFPLYLRAFGAGLPLTVGLFVVARVLRATEEVTALNTFQRVAFPVVQLAVGVAGAVVVSDLAGVAVGLPVAMGALALVGAGWLARSRGFRPRVRVPDAAAIRRRYVGYTTPLFLSGFATTTQRLGFYPLIAVFLSGTAGGVFAVGVLVGSLVRLPLMAINQFIPPVAAALNDGDHPAALSRLYHVTSRLVLVGVVGLSVPTIVHREAVMALFGPTFVQYAPLLPGFVFAQVLACAAGSVGILLRMTDHQRALLVVNTAITLFLAVTAIPLTVEFGLPGLVASYLLMLGVNNGLEVAVLYRVEGLQPFTRAHGKPLLAAVPFAAVALATRELLPRGPAAVVGTLLGLAAYVGVLRALGFSPVERRLLATLTERYRRTLAVVRDHVTDAA
- a CDS encoding SDR family oxidoreductase encodes the protein MPAGPARADPPFDAPDLSGSTAFVTGTTRGIGKRIALTLAEHGCNVVSTGKTAEPGGELPGTIHKTAAQCEERGVDAHAIQLDVRDEDAVEAAVDEAIEEFGEIDIVINNASAIQLANVADLPANRFDLMTDVNVRGTYLVSRAFLPHLREQESGWILTNAPPVTMDRAPGKAAYAWSKLGMSFVTLSLAEELAADDIGCNTFWPVTAVDTRATRYFGLGTEDDWRTPHVLADAALSILARDPAEYTGHSAYDEDLLRAAGASDAAISAYNLTEGDPAPTSAQMFAPEYTRK
- the kynU gene encoding kynureninase is translated as MSDTDAGPTHSLAEARERDADDSLRGYRDHFSVPDGERYMDGNSLGLAPDTALATLDRVVDEWRALAIRGWEAADPDWFHYGEHLGDLLAPLVGARESEVVVANSTTVNIHTLIGTFLDTLPGTPAGPDPAADPPAVLVNDLDFPTDHYAIRAQFRQRGIDPDEQLVAVESRDGRTIDEGDIEAVLRERDDVGIVFMPSVLYRSGQLLDVDRITAAAHEHGALAGFDCAHSVGAVDHALGDAGDDDEGADFAVWCSYKYLNAGPGATAGLYVNERHHGTTPALAGWWGNDKSTQFEMRHTYDQADTAGAWQIGTVPMLSSAPIEGATELVREAGIDAVREKSLALTDYLIDLVDDRLGDDFSVGTPREHDRRGGHVAIEHPEGYRVSEALRDRGGVVDFRPPNVVRVCPAPLYTRFEDVWHVVETIREIDETGAYRDYDPRGAGVT